Proteins from a genomic interval of Chelonoidis abingdonii isolate Lonesome George chromosome 7, CheloAbing_2.0, whole genome shotgun sequence:
- the LOC116837410 gene encoding protocadherin alpha-3-like codes for MALLRRDALVTRQLLRLLLLHTAWEVGSGQLRYSVPEESKHGTFVGRLAQDLGLEVAELVSRMFRMVSSGRRDYFEVNLQSGVLFVNSRLDREELCGQSPLCAIDLEVIVDKPLRIFHVEVEIQDINDNAPVFPVNEKNLFISESRRPGSRFPLEGASDADIGTNSLLTYKLSLNDYFDVDLQKNNEQRKSLVLLLKEPLDREETSEHSLLLTATDGGKPELTGTVQLMIKVLDANDNAPVFNQSVYEVRLLENATNGTLIIKLNATDLDEGINKDISYSFSNSFNPNLRNMFSLDPNTGEVRFKGELDFENISLYELQIEATDKSAFPLTGHCTLVVEVLDVNDNAPELAVTSLSLPVPEDAPPGTVVALISVSDRDSGDNGKVTCSIPPNLPFRLVSTFKNYHSLVLAEAVDRERVSEYKIVVTARDQGAPSLSASSSILVAISDVNDNAPAFPQPVYTVFVKENNPPGAHLLTVSAWDPDLRENAFVSYSVVERSVGEQPLSSYISVHSESGQIYALQPLDYEELQVLQFQVNARDAGLPSLCGNVSVQLFVLDANDNAPAVSPAGSVGGSPGPELVPLSAGAGHVVGKIRAVDADSGYNAWLRYEVQDPGAAGPFRVGVYSGEISTTRALEEADGPSQSLVILVKDHGEPSLSATATVSLSLVESAQAVRWDSRPRGGSEGPLVDMNVSLMIAICSVSGLFVLVIVVYVGLRCHPGPEVMCGPGKATVVCASEVGSWSYSQRQSRNLCVGEGTAKNDLMVFSPNFPNSTENGEKEKQQAMASSVYGTVSEILLHLQNTCNFCVTEHNFSKYASSVWVWILKFCMVYLILNDLYFPHKYGVYVAEVLDMELFLLAE; via the coding sequence ATGGCTCTTCTCCGGCGAGACGCCCTGGTAACCAGGCAGCTGCTGCGGCTGCTTCTGTTGCACACGGCCTGGGAGGTGGGCAGCGGCCAGCTCCGGTATTCCGTGCCAGAGGAATCCAAACACGGCACCTTTGTGGGCCGCCtggcccaggacctggggctggaggtggcGGAGCTGGTGTCTCGGATGTTCCGGATGGTCTCCAGCGGCAGGAGAGACTATTTTGAGGTAAATTTGCAGAGCGGCGTTTTGTTTGTTAATTCGCGACTAGACAGGGAAGAGCTGTGCGGCCAGAGCCCCCTGTGCGCCATTGACCTGGAGGTGATAGTGGACAAACCGCTGAGGATATTTCACGTGGAAGTGGAGATACAGGATATAAACGACAATGCTCCTGTGTTCCCcgtaaatgaaaaaaatctatttatttcagaATCCAGACGCCCAGGCTCGCGATTTCCACTAGAGGGCGCGTCTGACGCAGATATTGGTACAAACTCTCTGCTAACCTATAAACTCAGCCTAAATGACTATTTTGATGTAGATTTGCAGAAAAATAACGAGCAAAGAAAATCGTTAGTCCTTCTGTTAAAGGAACCTCTGGATAGAGAGGAAACCTCTGAGCATAGTTTATTACTCACTGCTACTGATGGGGGCAAACCGGAGCTCACCGGCACAGTTCAGCTGATGATCAAGGTGCTGGATGCCAATGATAACGCGCCTGTATTTAATCAATCTGTCTATGAAGTGCGTTTGTTAGAAAATGCGACTAATGGGACATTAATCATTAAACTCAATGCAACCGATTTAGATGAGGGAATTAATAAAGACATTTCATATTCATTTAGTAATTCTTTTAATCCTAATTTAAGAAACATGTTTAGTCTAGATCCAAACACTGGTGAAGTAAGATTTAAAGGAGAATTAGACTTCGAAAATATCAGTTTATATGAACTACAAATCGAAGCAACTGATAAAAGTGCTTTCCCCTTGACTGGACATTGCACGCTGGTGGTGGAAGTTTTAGACGTGAACGATAACGCCCCTGAGCTGGCCGTGACTTCCCTTTCTCTGCCGGTGCCGGAGGACGCTCCCCCGGGGACAGTGGTGGCTCTTATTAGCGTCTCTGACCGAGACTCGGGAGACAACGGCAAAGTCACCTGCTCCATCCCCCCGAACCTGCCCTTTCGACTCGTCTCCACCTTTAAAAATTATCACTCGCTGGTGCTGGCGGAGGCCGTGGATCGGGAGCGAGTGTCTGAATATAAGATCGTGGTGACAGCCAGAGACCAAGGGGCCCCGTCTCTCTcggccagcagcagcattttggtggcgatcTCGGATGTGAACGATAACGCCCCCGCTTTCCCTCAGCCCGTTTACACGGTGTTTGTGAAGGAAAACAACCCGCCCGGGGCCCATCTCTTGACCGTGTCGGCCTGGGACCCGGACCTGCGGGAAAACGCCTTTGTGAGCTACTCGGTGGTGGAGCGAAGTGTGGGAGAGCAGCCCCTGTCCAGCTACATCTCGGTGCACTCGGAGAGCGGGCAGATCTATGCCCTGCAGCCCTTGGACTACGaggagctgcaagtgctgcagTTCCAGGTGAACGCGAGGGACGCCGGGTTGCCGTCGCTGTGCGGGAACGTGAGTGTGCAGCTCTTTGTCCTGGATGCAAATGACAACGCGCCCGCAGTGTCCCCGGCTGGCTCTGTCGGCGGCTCGCCAGGGCCCGAGCTGGTTCCGCTGTCTGCCGGCGCAGGGCACGTGGTGGGCAAGATCCGAGCGGTGGATGCGGATTCCGGCTACAACGCGTGGCTTCGCTACGAAGTGCAGGATCCCGGGGCTGCGGGGCCTTTCCGGGTGGGTGTGTACAGCGGGGAGATCAGCACGACGCGGGCGTTGGAGGAGGCGGacggccccagccagagcctcgtGATCCTGGTGAAGGACCATGGGGAGCCGTCGCTGTCCGCGACAGCCACTGTCAGCCTGTCCCTGGTGGAGAGTGCCCAGGCTGTGAGATGGGACTCGAGGCCAAGGGGCGGGAGCGAAGGGCCCTTGGTTGACATGAACGTGTCTTTAATGATCGCCATTTGCTCGGTGTCCGGGCTGTTTGTGCTGGTGATTGTCGTGTACGTTGGCCTGAGATGCCACCCAGGTCCGGAAGTGATGTGCGGGCCTGGGAAAGCCACCGTGGTGTGCGCGAGCGAAGTGGGGAGTTGGTCCTATTCCCAGCGCCAGAGCCGGAACTTGTGTGTAGGGGAAGGCACCGCCAAGAATGACCTCATGGTTTTCAGCCCCAACTTTCCTAACTCTACAGAGAAcggggagaaggagaaacagcaagCGATGGCGTCCAGTGTCTATGGAACGGTTAGTGAAATATTGTTGCACCTCCAGAACACTTGTAACTTCTGTGTAACTGAACACAATTTTTCTAAATATGCTAGTAGTGTCTGGGTGTGGATTTTGAAGTTCTGTATggtatatttaatattaaatgactTGTATTTTCCCCATAAATATGGTGTGTATGTAGCGGAAGTCCTGGATATGGAATTATTCCTTCTTGCCGAGTGA
- the LOC116837394 gene encoding protocadherin alpha-3-like gives MALLRRDSPVTRQLLRLVLLHTAWEVGSGQLRYSVSEESKHGTFVGRLAQDLGLEVAELVSRMFRMVSSGRRDYFEVNLQSGVLFVNSRLDREELCGQSPLCAIDLEVIVDKPLRIFHVEVEIQDINDNAPVFPVNEKNLFISESRRPGSRFPLEGASDADIGTNSLLTYKLSLNDYFDVDLQKNNEQRKSLVLLLKEPLDREETSEHSLLLTATDGGKPELTGTVQLMIKVLDANDNAPVFNQSVYEVRLLENATNGTLIIKLNATDLDEGINKDISYSFSNSFNPNLRNMFSLDPNTGEVRFKGELDFENISLYELQIEATDKSAFPLTGHCTLVVEVLDVNDNAPELAVTSLSLPVPEDAPPGTVVALISVSDRDSGDNGKVTCSIPPNLPFRLVSTFKNYHSLVLAEAVDRERVSEYKIVVTARDQGAPSLSASSSILVAISDVNDNAPAFPQPVYTVFVKENNPPGAHLLTVSAWDPDLRENAFVSYSVVERSVGEQPLSSYISVHSESGQIYALQPLDYEELQVLQFQVNARDAGLPSLCGNVSVQLFVLDANDNAPAVSPAGSVGGSPGPELVPLSAGAGHVVGKIRAVDADSGYNAWLRYEVQDPGAAGPFRVGVYSGEISTTRALEEADGPSQSLVILVKDHGEPSLSATATVSLSLVESAQAVRWDSRPRGGSEGPLVDMNVSLMIAICSVSGLFVLVIVVYVGLRCHPGPEVMCGPGKATVVCASEVGSWSYSQRQSRSLCIGEGTAKNDLMVFSPNFPNSWENGEAGKGQVLTPNPSGMVSH, from the coding sequence ATGGCCCTTCTCCGGCGAGACTCCCCGGTAACCAGGCAGCTGCTGCGGCTGGTTCTGCTGCACACGGCCTGGGAGGTGGGCAGCGGCCAGCTCCGTTATTCCGTGTCCGAGGAATCCAAACACGGCACCTTTGTGGGCCGCCtggcccaggacctggggctggaggtggcGGAGCTGGTGTCTCGGATGTTCCGGATGGTCTCCAGCGGCAGGAGAGACTATTTTGAGGTAAATTTGCAGAGCGGCGTTTTGTTTGTTAATTCGCGACTAGACAGGGAAGAGCTGTGCGGCCAGAGCCCCCTGTGCGCCATTGACCTGGAGGTGATAGTGGACAAACCGCTGAGGATATTTCACGTGGAAGTGGAGATACAGGATATAAACGACAATGCTCCTGTGTTCCCcgtaaatgaaaaaaatctatttatttcagaATCCAGACGCCCAGGCTCGCGATTTCCACTAGAGGGCGCGTCTGACGCAGATATTGGTACAAACTCTCTGCTAACCTATAAACTCAGCCTAAATGACTATTTTGATGTAGATTTGCAGAAAAATAACGAGCAAAGAAAATCGTTAGTCCTTCTGTTAAAGGAACCTCTGGATAGAGAGGAAACCTCTGAGCATAGTTTATTACTCACTGCTACTGATGGGGGCAAACCGGAGCTCACCGGCACAGTTCAGCTGATGATCAAGGTGCTGGATGCCAATGATAACGCGCCTGTATTTAATCAATCTGTCTATGAAGTGCGTTTGTTAGAAAATGCGACTAATGGGACATTAATCATTAAACTCAATGCAACCGATTTAGATGAGGGAATTAATAAAGACATTTCATATTCATTTAGTAATTCTTTTAATCCTAATTTAAGAAACATGTTTAGTCTAGATCCAAACACTGGTGAAGTAAGATTTAAAGGAGAATTAGACTTCGAAAATATCAGTTTATATGAACTACAAATCGAAGCAACTGATAAAAGTGCTTTCCCCTTGACTGGACATTGCACGCTGGTGGTGGAAGTTTTAGACGTGAACGATAACGCCCCTGAGCTGGCCGTGACTTCCCTTTCTCTGCCGGTGCCGGAGGACGCTCCCCCGGGGACAGTGGTGGCTCTTATTAGCGTCTCTGACCGAGACTCGGGAGACAACGGCAAAGTCACCTGCTCCATCCCCCCGAACCTGCCCTTTCGACTCGTCTCCACCTTTAAAAATTATCACTCGCTGGTGCTGGCGGAGGCCGTGGATCGGGAGCGAGTGTCTGAATATAAGATCGTGGTGACAGCCAGAGACCAAGGGGCCCCGTCTCTCTcggccagcagcagcattttggtggcgatcTCGGATGTGAACGATAACGCCCCCGCTTTCCCTCAGCCCGTTTACACGGTGTTTGTGAAGGAAAACAACCCGCCCGGGGCCCATCTCTTGACCGTGTCGGCCTGGGACCCGGACCTGCGGGAAAACGCCTTTGTGAGCTACTCGGTGGTGGAGCGAAGTGTGGGAGAGCAGCCCCTGTCCAGCTACATCTCGGTGCACTCGGAGAGCGGGCAGATCTATGCCCTGCAGCCCTTGGACTACGaggagctgcaagtgctgcagTTCCAGGTGAACGCGAGGGACGCCGGGTTGCCGTCGCTGTGCGGGAACGTGAGTGTGCAGCTCTTTGTCCTGGATGCAAATGACAACGCGCCCGCAGTGTCCCCGGCTGGCTCTGTCGGCGGCTCGCCAGGGCCCGAGCTGGTTCCGCTGTCTGCCGGCGCAGGGCACGTGGTGGGCAAGATCCGAGCGGTGGATGCGGATTCCGGCTACAACGCGTGGCTTCGCTACGAAGTGCAGGATCCCGGGGCTGCGGGGCCTTTCCGGGTGGGTGTGTACAGCGGGGAGATCAGCACGACGCGGGCGTTGGAGGAGGCGGacggccccagccagagcctcgtGATCCTGGTGAAGGACCATGGGGAGCCGTCGCTGTCCGCGACAGCCACTGTCAGCCTGTCCCTGGTGGAGAGTGCCCAGGCTGTGAGATGGGACTCGAGGCCAAGGGGCGGGAGCGAAGGGCCCTTGGTTGACATGAACGTGTCTTTAATGATCGCCATTTGCTCGGTGTCCGGGCTGTTTGTGCTGGTGATTGTCGTGTATGTTGGCCTGAGATGCCACCCGGGTCCGGAAGTGATGTGCGGGCCTGGGAAAGCCACCGTGGTGTGCGCGAGCGAAGTGGGGAGTTGGTCCTATTCCCAGCGCCAGAGCCGGAGCTTGTGTATAGGGGAAGGTACCGCCAAGAATGATCTCATGGTTTTCAGCCCCAACTTTCCTAACTCCTGGGAGAatggagaggcagggaaggggcaagTGCTTACACCAAATCCGTCAGGAATGGTGAGTCATTGA